In Gossypium hirsutum isolate 1008001.06 chromosome D06, Gossypium_hirsutum_v2.1, whole genome shotgun sequence, one genomic interval encodes:
- the LOC107919242 gene encoding phosphoglycerate mutase-like protein 1 produces MQKMKTTAAQFTYPWQLCKTVHLVRHGQAMHNVEGDINREALLSPHLFDAQLSPLGLHQVGKLREDVHASGLLKRIELVVTSPLYRTMQTAFGVFGSTESNEDAGVNHPQIMAVELCRDRMGVRPCDMRRRVCECQALFPSIDFSMMDGEDDSLWNPHVRESEEEMAARMVLFIKWLWTRPEQEIVIVSHGIMLQHILNVLENDCHPTVRTDLCKRFGNCELRSVLIVDKSLKVADSQLCSPRNAAKENVLREEVSV; encoded by the exons ATGCAGAAAATGAAGACCACAGCAGCTCAATTTACATACCCATGGCAGCTTTGCAAAACTGTCCACctg gTGAGGCATGGACAAGCCATGCATAATGTAGAAGGAGACATTAATCGTGAAGCACTGTTGTCCCCTCACCTATTTGATGCCCAGCTTTCCCCACTGGGCCTGCACCAG gtTGGTAAACTGCGGGAGGATGTTCATGCTAGTGGTCTACTTAAGAGGATTGAGTTGGTCGTAACTTCCCCGTTATACAG GACCATGCAAACTGCTTTTGGAGTATTCGGTAGTACTGAAAGCAACGAAGATGCAGGTGTCAATCACCCCCAAATTATGGCAGTTGAGCTTTGTCGAGACCGCATG GGTGTTCGTCCTTGTGATATGAGGAGAAGGGTCTGCGAGTGTCAGGCTCTTTTCCCTTCCATTGATTTTTCAATG ATGGATGGTGAAGATGACAGCTTGTGGAATCCACACGTTCGAGAGTCCGAAGAGGAAATGGCTGCTCGAATGGTTCTTTTTATAAAATG GCTATGGACAAGGCCAGAGCAAGAGATTGTGATTGTGAGTCATGGCATAATGCTTCAACATATACTAAATGTACTTGAAAACGACTGTCATCCTACAGTTAGAACAGATTTATGCAAACG CTTCGGCAATTGTGAGCTCCGTTCCGTGCTCATTGTCGACAAAAG CTTGAAGGTAGCGGATTCACAGCTTTGCTCACCAAGAAATGCTGCAAAAGAGAATGTGTTAAGAGAGGAAGTTTCCGTCTGA